The following are from one region of the Muntiacus reevesi chromosome 3, mMunRee1.1, whole genome shotgun sequence genome:
- the LOC136162635 gene encoding odorant-binding protein 2b-like, whose protein sequence is MKALLLPIALSLLAALRAQDPPSRPLEPQQIAGTWYVKAVVTEKNMPNKTRPMKVSPVTLTALGGGDLEVSFTFMKEDQCHEKIARMQPTGEPGKYSSDGGKKHMHILELPVEGHYILFCQGQLQGKSVRVGKLIGRNPDLSPEALEAFKKFAQRKGLSPEDVFTPEQTESCEPASD, encoded by the exons ATGAAGGCCCTGCTCCTGCCCATCGCCCTCAGCCTGCTCGCCGCCCTGCGGGCCCAGGACCCCCCATCCCGGCCTCTGGAGCCCCAGCAG ATCGCAGGGACTTGGTATGTGAAGGCCGTGGTGACCGAGAAGAACATGCCTAACAAGACGAGGCCCATGAAGGTGTCCCCTGTGACCTTGACGGCCCTGGGCGGCGGGGACCTGGAAGTCAGCTTCACCTTCAT GAAGGAGGATCAGTGCCATGAGAAGATAGCAAGGATGCAGCCAACCGGAGAGCCCGGCAAATACAGCTCCG ATGGCGGCAAGAAGCACATGCACATCCTGGAGCTGCCCGTCGAGGGCCACTACATCCTTTTCTGCCAAGGCCAGCTCCAGGGGAAATCAGTCCGCGTGGGGAAGCTCATCG GTAGAAATCCCGACCTGAGCCCAGAGGCCCTGGAGGCCTTTAAGAAATTCGCACAGCGCAAGGGCTTGTCCCCAGAGGACGTCTTCACACCTGAGCAGACGG AAAGCTGCGAGCCTGCAAGTGACTAG